A region from the Cellvibrio sp. PSBB006 genome encodes:
- a CDS encoding Shedu anti-phage system protein SduA domain-containing protein, whose protein sequence is MINGTPPIVFLGMADRVISDASYPYARTDFINIGLAKNYLIYPTSPHNAKYIFIVHNSFTKDFFDGHYELVFKRKAKIIWETSVLGKPPKKKGEKIKGYGYLKYQEWISFEIPAGGVLIEEPGVVAIFLRNKKNKEEMWLSEIIFTYNPQKPLNANDVQGIRSRLMSYKEAKLEIKCTSCNQKFPAYTGLSRSTKLENDGCIWQSDLPEYFRCKCGKVNAPLRYCKESMHALLFQKFLSAESTSTQNLYSKNSINSVVGDFIGILQTENNESVIQRFIEENPVMLCMFNAKKVFNKPEIIGNHQADFAVLDANNNLIFIEIERPKMRLFKRNGHETADLNHAYSQVSDWLFEIRRSKNQVLEKMELSEKDINKITGFVIAGIKDNENKVFYNRHQQKNENKLIGFISLDELATAVLNMSRSLEN, encoded by the coding sequence ATGATTAATGGCACACCGCCAATAGTTTTCTTAGGCATGGCCGACAGAGTCATTTCTGACGCTAGCTATCCTTACGCAAGAACAGACTTCATAAATATAGGGTTAGCTAAGAACTACTTAATTTACCCAACCTCTCCCCATAACGCGAAGTACATCTTCATCGTACACAACTCTTTTACCAAAGACTTTTTCGATGGACACTATGAGCTAGTGTTCAAAAGAAAGGCCAAGATCATATGGGAAACATCTGTATTGGGAAAGCCCCCAAAAAAGAAAGGCGAAAAAATAAAAGGTTACGGTTATCTAAAGTATCAAGAATGGATTAGTTTCGAAATCCCAGCCGGAGGCGTGTTAATTGAAGAACCCGGTGTAGTAGCGATATTTCTAAGAAATAAAAAGAATAAAGAGGAAATGTGGCTATCAGAAATTATTTTCACCTACAATCCGCAAAAACCTTTGAATGCCAATGACGTTCAAGGAATTAGATCAAGACTAATGAGCTACAAGGAAGCAAAATTAGAGATAAAGTGCACTTCCTGCAATCAAAAATTTCCCGCATATACAGGATTAAGTAGAAGCACCAAGCTAGAAAATGACGGTTGCATATGGCAGTCAGACTTACCAGAATATTTTAGGTGTAAATGCGGAAAAGTAAATGCGCCATTAAGGTATTGCAAAGAGAGCATGCACGCGCTGCTATTCCAAAAATTCCTTTCCGCAGAATCAACAAGCACACAAAATCTATACTCCAAGAACTCAATTAACTCTGTAGTAGGTGATTTTATAGGCATCCTTCAAACGGAAAATAATGAAAGCGTAATTCAAAGATTCATCGAAGAAAATCCGGTAATGCTTTGTATGTTCAATGCAAAAAAAGTATTTAACAAGCCCGAAATAATCGGAAATCACCAAGCAGACTTCGCAGTTTTAGATGCAAACAACAATTTAATATTTATAGAGATTGAAAGGCCAAAAATGAGACTGTTCAAAAGGAACGGACACGAAACCGCAGATCTAAATCATGCATATAGTCAGGTATCAGATTGGCTATTTGAAATCAGACGAAGCAAAAATCAGGTTCTTGAGAAAATGGAGTTGAGCGAAAAAGATATTAATAAAATAACAGGATTTGTGATAGCCGGGATAAAAGACAATGAAAATAAAGTATTTTATAACCGACACCAACAAAAGAATGAAAACAAATTAATCGGGTTCATCAGCCTAGATGAACTGGCCACAGCAGTCTTGAATATGTCAAGATCATTGGAAAATTGA
- a CDS encoding transposase: MNPKDLEAFACEATKHMNTEKDLSYFTQMLTKVAVEAALNGELDVHLGYEKHQKSTSTNSRNGHTTKTLKTEDGEFQLNTPRDREGSFEPQLVKKRGS; the protein is encoded by the coding sequence ATGAACCCGAAAGACCTCGAAGCCTTCGCCTGTGAAGCGACGAAACACATGAATACCGAAAAGGATCTGAGTTACTTTACCCAGATGCTGACCAAGGTCGCCGTTGAGGCCGCTCTCAACGGCGAGTTGGATGTCCACCTCGGTTATGAAAAACACCAGAAATCCACCTCCACCAATAGCCGCAATGGCCATACGACAAAAACGCTGAAAACCGAAGACGGCGAATTCCAGCTCAACACACCCCGTGATCGTGAAGGCAGCTTTGAGCCGCAGCTGGTCAAGAAGCGAGGCTCGTAG
- a CDS encoding PEP-CTERM sorting domain-containing protein (PEP-CTERM proteins occur, often in large numbers, in the proteomes of bacteria that also encode an exosortase, a predicted intramembrane cysteine proteinase. The presence of a PEP-CTERM domain at a protein's C-terminus predicts cleavage within the sorting domain, followed by covalent anchoring to some some component of the (usually Gram-negative) cell surface. Many PEP-CTERM proteins exhibit an unusual sequence composition that includes large numbers of potential glycosylation sites. Expression of one such protein has been shown restore the ability of a bacterium to form floc, a type of biofilm.): MLVRLIFATLILCASAVSHADLIDFEGYAPATQLGGYSISTSDFPLQHGDFYTYSPINSSSIWNETSFYVQNGIYPDSGSDWLATSSLGIELAGGGVFSLLSADIAESFYFMHPTNNILTYMLINSEDQFVQGVLGLDEIFGFEAVQFGSVFSNIRQIIISADAAFAIDNVVVTRTVPAPSTIALLFLGVAALVFARRRQNN; encoded by the coding sequence ATGCTTGTCCGACTGATATTCGCTACCCTCATCCTCTGTGCCTCTGCCGTATCTCACGCTGATCTGATTGATTTCGAAGGCTACGCCCCCGCAACCCAACTTGGCGGTTATTCTATCTCTACATCCGATTTTCCGCTTCAACATGGTGACTTCTACACCTATTCGCCAATAAACAGTAGCTCAATCTGGAATGAGACCAGTTTTTATGTCCAAAACGGGATCTATCCCGATTCAGGCTCCGATTGGCTTGCCACTTCTTCTTTGGGGATCGAGCTCGCTGGTGGAGGGGTCTTTTCACTGTTAAGCGCTGATATCGCAGAGTCGTTTTATTTTATGCATCCCACCAATAACATTTTGACCTATATGTTAATCAATTCAGAAGATCAGTTTGTTCAGGGGGTGCTGGGCCTTGATGAAATCTTTGGCTTTGAAGCAGTTCAGTTTGGTTCGGTATTTTCTAATATTCGCCAGATAATCATCAGTGCTGACGCCGCTTTTGCGATTGACAATGTTGTTGTAACTAGAACAGTTCCTGCTCCGTCGACTATCGCATTGCTGTTTTTGGGTGTCGCCGCGCTAGTCTTCGCTCGTCGCCGTCAAAATAATTAA
- a CDS encoding TonB-dependent siderophore receptor has product MAPIIISMKIHPTYRHSNFYHRHLLPKAIWVVTFICAGVIHSSQAAATLADLSLEQLAELRVTSVSKKPKPLANEPASVFVITEQDIRRSGSTTLPEALRLAPNLQVARLDARNYAITARGFNSAFANKLLVLIDGRSVYSPLFSGVYWDAQDVMLADLDRIEVISGPGGSLWGANAVNGVVNIVTRSAEDTQGELISVGGSVHEQQAAVRHGGELTNDGFYRIYAKHSRHDDTETAGGISTHTGWERSQTGFRADWEGYDDHYTLQGDAYSGRLHQAGTDDIKISGANILGRASREFAPGSRLTFQAYVDHTQRHQPNAFVQHLNTIDLELQHECLIGERQMFMWGGGYRYMSDHVDNDVFFAFLPEDLNMQWRNVFIQDEIKLTRNLELTIGAKWEDNPFTGWETLPAIQLGWTPGHNQLIWTKASRAVRTPSRIDRDFYSPANPPVVDGVPQYLIAGGPDFESETASVYELGYRQQPVAQMSWSITAFYSEYDKLRTLELNDPATGYVFENQAKADTYGMEIWGSWQPVHNWRLHASLVTQTFDVYLEPGSTDISNTTGLASEDPDFYSSIRSSYDLSSHVTIDSTLRYVDELEGSQVPAYTALDVRVAWEISPHLEISLVGQNLTDHSHPEFGASPGRSEYERALYGKLIWDL; this is encoded by the coding sequence ATGGCTCCGATTATTATCTCTATGAAAATTCATCCGACATATCGGCACTCAAACTTTTACCATCGCCACCTTCTTCCCAAGGCGATATGGGTTGTCACATTTATATGCGCGGGCGTAATACATTCATCACAGGCAGCCGCCACACTTGCCGATCTGTCACTCGAACAGTTGGCAGAACTGCGTGTTACTTCTGTTTCAAAAAAGCCTAAACCGCTGGCTAATGAACCGGCATCCGTTTTCGTTATTACCGAACAGGATATTCGCCGCTCAGGCTCCACCACCTTGCCAGAAGCCTTGCGTCTGGCACCCAACCTGCAAGTGGCGCGATTGGATGCGCGCAATTACGCGATTACCGCGCGCGGATTTAACAGCGCTTTCGCCAATAAATTATTGGTCTTGATCGACGGACGCAGTGTGTATTCACCCTTATTCTCCGGCGTGTACTGGGATGCGCAGGATGTCATGCTGGCTGACCTGGATCGCATCGAGGTTATCAGCGGGCCAGGCGGCAGCCTGTGGGGTGCCAATGCGGTAAACGGTGTGGTGAATATCGTCACGCGCTCGGCGGAAGACACGCAGGGTGAACTGATTTCCGTGGGCGGCAGTGTGCATGAGCAACAGGCCGCTGTGCGTCACGGCGGTGAATTGACCAACGATGGTTTTTATCGCATCTATGCGAAGCACAGTCGTCACGATGACACCGAAACGGCGGGCGGGATTTCCACCCATACCGGTTGGGAGCGCAGCCAGACCGGTTTTCGCGCAGACTGGGAGGGCTATGATGATCACTACACCTTGCAGGGCGACGCCTACAGCGGCCGACTGCATCAGGCCGGCACCGACGACATAAAAATCAGCGGCGCCAATATTCTCGGACGCGCCAGCCGCGAGTTCGCGCCGGGTTCCCGGTTGACCTTCCAGGCTTATGTTGATCATACCCAACGCCATCAACCCAACGCCTTCGTGCAACACCTGAATACCATCGACCTGGAATTGCAACACGAGTGTTTGATTGGCGAGCGGCAGATGTTTATGTGGGGCGGCGGTTATCGCTACATGTCGGACCATGTCGATAACGATGTATTTTTTGCGTTCCTGCCTGAAGACCTGAACATGCAATGGCGCAATGTGTTTATTCAGGATGAAATCAAATTGACCCGAAACCTGGAGCTGACAATCGGCGCCAAGTGGGAGGATAATCCCTTCACCGGCTGGGAAACCTTGCCCGCTATTCAATTGGGTTGGACGCCGGGACATAACCAGCTGATATGGACCAAGGCGTCCCGTGCTGTACGCACGCCTTCACGCATCGACCGGGATTTTTATAGCCCCGCCAACCCGCCGGTTGTCGATGGCGTTCCCCAATATTTGATTGCCGGCGGCCCCGATTTTGAATCGGAAACTGCCAGTGTTTACGAACTGGGTTATCGCCAACAACCTGTCGCGCAGATGTCCTGGTCAATCACGGCGTTTTATAGTGAATACGATAAATTGCGCACCCTGGAGCTGAATGACCCAGCCACCGGTTATGTCTTTGAAAACCAGGCAAAAGCAGACACCTACGGTATGGAAATCTGGGGCAGTTGGCAGCCCGTGCATAACTGGCGGTTGCATGCCAGCCTGGTGACGCAGACGTTTGATGTGTACCTGGAGCCCGGCAGCACCGATATTTCCAACACCACCGGGTTGGCCAGCGAGGACCCGGACTTCTATTCCTCTATCCGTTCGTCTTATGATCTGTCGTCACACGTAACGATTGATTCAACCCTGCGCTATGTGGATGAACTTGAGGGTTCACAAGTGCCGGCTTACACGGCGCTGGATGTCCGTGTAGCATGGGAGATCAGCCCACACCTCGAAATTTCACTGGTGGGGCAGAATCTTACCGATCACTCGCACCCGGAATTTGGCGCTTCGCCCGGTCGTAGCGAATATGAGCGTGCGCTCTACGGCAAATTAATTTGGGATCTGTAA
- a CDS encoding YfiR family protein has protein sequence MLTMCDHTEDRSPRRKWLSRLVYLAVLIVCGSLHVANAENATDSAEIQIKAAMLFKFLDYTEWPVESFDAPQSPYRIWLLDANDIGNELRVITRERNSNDRAINVFKTRFVDRIDEPHIVFVGRNAEHHLPQLAQMAEQQAILIVTENDQGLVPGSTINLRLLNDRIGFDVSLSDARRNNLKLSARLLSVALTVEQETSQ, from the coding sequence ATGTTAACGATGTGCGACCACACTGAAGATCGGTCCCCCAGACGAAAATGGTTATCCCGCCTGGTTTATCTCGCGGTGTTGATCGTCTGCGGATCACTCCATGTGGCCAACGCCGAGAACGCAACCGACTCGGCGGAAATCCAGATCAAAGCCGCCATGCTGTTTAAATTTCTCGACTACACTGAGTGGCCTGTCGAGTCCTTTGATGCACCTCAATCGCCCTATCGCATCTGGCTGTTGGATGCCAATGACATTGGTAATGAATTGCGAGTCATTACCCGTGAGCGCAATTCTAACGACCGCGCTATTAACGTGTTCAAGACCCGCTTCGTTGATCGTATCGACGAACCTCATATTGTTTTTGTCGGGCGCAATGCAGAACATCACCTGCCTCAACTGGCCCAAATGGCCGAGCAGCAGGCGATTTTGATCGTGACGGAAAATGACCAGGGGCTGGTGCCCGGCAGCACCATCAACCTCCGCCTGCTGAACGACCGTATCGGTTTCGATGTGTCGCTTTCCGATGCGCGCCGCAACAACCTCAAGCTCAGTGCCCGGTTGCTCTCAGTCGCCTTGACCGTAGAACAGGAGACGTCCCAATGA
- a CDS encoding ATP-binding protein — translation MMHIAKRSISNRLMLVIMATTLTALVAYAIVMLAYDLSTYRDSVIKDLTTQANIIAEVSTPALEFNDPATGKENLDLLRTRPMILRAVLYDNTGAIFAEYTNDGELESTPPPQPQTNNETIIDSNRIQVWQQIVKNDLPLGAVYIHARYELGARLVGYAIILVGVLISSLGLALLVAIWLRGAVTKPIFAVTNVARQVMQSRDFSLRAKKFTEDEIGVLVDAFNDMLSEVERRARALEASNQSLEHEMTERKAAEDALRLADRRKDEFLATLAHELRNPLAPLINGLHILRAKDTNPAIAANAKSVMERQLKQMVRLVDDLLDVSRITTGKLTISKTRIDVQSIMRDAVEASRGFIENCGHQLSVNMPEESLYIDADPIRLAQVFSNLLNNAAKYTNRGGLISFSGQLIDDKVVVEVTDNGIGLAPDMLDNIFHMFTQVDQTLERTHAGLGVGLALAKRLVELHSGQLVAHSGGPGLGSSFRVYLASATAPFATSEKSPATTAHKQAPRRILLVDDNVDYVATMATLLSAMGHDVRTAHEGSTAQHIARNFMPEFAFLDIGMPGLNGYDLARLLRQFPETHQCVLVAVTGWGQDKDRDLSRSAGFNHHLVKPVELAQILSIIEKGTALVNDTDDGHRRTNHSH, via the coding sequence ATGATGCATATCGCCAAACGGTCAATCTCCAACCGTCTGATGCTGGTCATTATGGCCACCACGCTGACGGCCCTGGTGGCTTATGCGATTGTCATGCTCGCCTATGACCTGAGCACCTACCGCGACAGCGTGATCAAGGATCTGACAACCCAGGCCAATATCATTGCGGAAGTCAGCACCCCGGCATTGGAATTTAATGACCCGGCGACGGGCAAGGAAAACCTGGACTTATTGCGCACCCGCCCGATGATTCTGCGAGCGGTGCTGTACGACAATACCGGTGCGATCTTTGCGGAATATACGAACGACGGCGAGCTGGAATCTACCCCACCGCCACAACCGCAAACAAACAATGAAACCATCATTGACAGTAATCGTATTCAGGTTTGGCAGCAGATTGTAAAAAACGACCTGCCTCTCGGCGCGGTTTATATTCACGCCCGGTACGAGTTAGGCGCCCGCCTGGTGGGTTACGCCATCATCCTCGTGGGCGTGTTGATTTCCAGTTTGGGGCTGGCGCTGTTGGTCGCCATCTGGTTGCGCGGCGCGGTCACCAAACCGATCTTCGCCGTGACCAACGTTGCTCGCCAAGTGATGCAGAGCCGCGACTTCTCCCTGCGTGCGAAAAAATTTACGGAGGATGAAATTGGCGTGCTGGTGGATGCCTTCAATGACATGCTCAGCGAAGTCGAGCGCCGGGCCAGAGCATTGGAAGCATCGAATCAATCGCTGGAACACGAAATGACCGAGCGCAAAGCGGCTGAAGATGCCTTGCGATTGGCAGATCGCCGCAAAGATGAATTCCTGGCAACCCTCGCCCATGAATTGCGCAATCCGCTCGCGCCCCTCATCAACGGCTTACACATACTCCGCGCTAAAGATACCAACCCCGCCATTGCCGCCAACGCAAAGTCCGTTATGGAGCGCCAGCTCAAACAAATGGTGCGACTGGTGGATGACCTGTTGGATGTTTCGCGTATTACGACCGGGAAATTAACCATCAGCAAAACACGCATCGATGTGCAATCCATCATGCGCGATGCTGTAGAAGCCAGCCGCGGTTTTATTGAAAATTGTGGCCATCAACTCAGCGTGAATATGCCGGAAGAATCACTGTATATCGATGCCGACCCGATTCGCCTTGCGCAGGTATTTTCCAACCTTTTGAACAACGCCGCCAAGTACACGAATCGCGGCGGGCTGATCAGCTTCAGCGGGCAATTAATAGACGATAAAGTCGTCGTGGAAGTCACCGATAATGGCATCGGTCTGGCGCCGGATATGCTCGACAATATTTTCCATATGTTCACCCAGGTTGACCAAACCCTTGAGCGCACGCACGCCGGCCTGGGCGTTGGTCTGGCATTGGCAAAACGCCTGGTAGAACTGCACAGCGGACAATTGGTCGCCCACAGCGGCGGGCCCGGTTTGGGTAGCAGTTTTCGCGTGTATTTAGCCAGTGCAACAGCACCTTTTGCCACGTCTGAAAAATCGCCCGCCACCACCGCACACAAACAAGCGCCGCGCCGCATTTTATTGGTGGATGACAATGTGGATTACGTCGCAACCATGGCCACACTGCTCAGTGCAATGGGCCACGATGTCCGCACAGCCCATGAAGGCTCAACCGCCCAACATATCGCGCGCAATTTTATGCCCGAGTTTGCCTTTCTCGACATCGGCATGCCGGGGTTGAATGGTTATGATCTGGCACGCTTGTTACGCCAGTTTCCGGAAACACACCAATGCGTTCTGGTTGCCGTTACCGGTTGGGGCCAGGATAAAGATCGCGATCTATCCCGCAGTGCCGGCTTTAATCACCATCTGGTGAAACCGGTGGAGTTGGCGCAGATCCTGTCAATCATTGAAAAAGGCACCGCGCTGGTTAACGACACGGATGATGGACACCGACGTACCAACCATTCGCATTAA